The Engystomops pustulosus chromosome 4, aEngPut4.maternal, whole genome shotgun sequence genome contains a region encoding:
- the DIAPH1 gene encoding protein diaphanous homolog 1 isoform X1, which yields MDPPAGGGGGPPAPTKSSKEKKKMKNPEEAAGGEKSKKFTFKRLMVDELERFTSIRMKKEKDKPYMSHRNSANYTDNPLQTLQELNDETVLELFEQMLNDMNLNEEKQQPLREKDIMIKREMVSQYLHTSKAGMNKKESTRSAQMYIQDLRSGLGESNLLACLESLRVSLNNNPVSWVQNFGAEGLTCLLDILRRLQEEQSVPRDSKSEHEIIRCLKAFMNNNFGIKTMLETEDGVLLLAKAVDPSVPAMMIDALKLLSALCILPQPEDMHERVLGALTDRAEIYEVERFKPLLEGLKNGSVALKVSCMLLINALISQGEELDFRIHIRSELMRLGLNQLLKDLQTMENEELKVQLNVFMDHCEYDAEDLRGRLDDIRVEMDDVQEVFQVLHNTVKDSSAEQLFLSIMQHLLLIRNDYDARPQYYKLIDEVVSQIILRKSGADPDFKCKRLSVDIESLIDHLIDKKKVETSESKARDLVKKLDAEITARHELQAEIKGKESEFEQKLSDLQKEKETLDSEKQQITTDKQKLETEVSQLSESVTKLTKELEDTKKEMATMSVSTVVIPVPPPLPGSGSGPPPPPPPPPPPPLPGGFGPPPPPAPPLHPSMGGPPPPPAPPPHFGGPPPPPPLPGAFGGVPPPPPPLPGSGIPVPPPLPGAPPPPPLPGGPGIPPPPPFPGGPGIPPPPPFGGPPPPPGLGGWGAPAPPALPFGLAPKKDYKPGVQLKRPNWSKITPRELSEKSFWTQAKEDRFEKDELFAKIALTFSAQTKSE from the exons ACATTTAAACGTCTCATGGTAGATGAG ctggaAAGATTTACAAGTATAAGGATGAAAAAAGAAAAGGACAAGCCGTACATGTCCCATAGGAACTCTGCAAACTACACTGACAATCCTCTGCAGACCCTACAGGAGCTCAATGATGAGACTGTGCTGGAGTTATTTGAGCAGATGCTG AATGACATGAACCTCAATGAAGAAAAACAGCAGCCCTTGCGGGAGAAAGACATCATGATAAAGAGAGAGATGGTCTCTCAGTATCTGCACACATCAAAAGCT GGGATGAACAAGAAGGAGAGTACAAGATCGGCACAAATGTATATCCAGGATCTGAGATCCGGTTTGGGAGAATCTAACCTCCTCGCTTGTTTAGAGTCTCTAAGGGTTTCCCTCAATAACAATCCAGTCAG TTGGGTGCAGAATTTTGGTGCCGAAGGTCTTACCTGCCTCCTTGATATTCTTCGAAGACTACAAGAAGAGCAGTCTGT TCCCCGTGATTCCAAGAGTGAACATGAAATCATCAGATGTTTGAAGGCTTTTATGAACAACAAC TTTGGTATAAAGACCATGTTGGAGACGGAGGATGGAGTTTTACTATTAGCAAAAGCGGTGGATCCCAGTGTTCCTGCCATGATGATTGATGCATTGAAGttgctctctgctctgtgtaTTCTTCCCCAGCCTGAGGACAT GCATGAACGTGTCCTTGGAGCTCTCACTGACAGAGCGGAAATCTATGAAGTGGAAAGATTTAAACCTCTTCTAGAAGGGTTGAAAAATGGCTCAGTTGCACTTAAG GTGAGCTGTATGCTCTTGATCAATGCCTTGATCAGTCAAGGAGAAGAGCTGGATTTCCGAATTCACATACGCAGTGAATTGATGCGCTTAGGACTGAATCAACTACTAAAG GATTTACAAACCATGGAGAATGAAGAACTGAAGGTGCAGCTGAATGTTTTCATGGATCACTGTGAATATGATGCTGAGGACTTGCGCGGGCGTCTGGATGACATCCGAGTTGAAATGGA TGATGTCCAAGAAGTTTTCCAGGTTCTGCACAACACCGTGAAAGACTCTTCAGCAGAACAACTCTTCCTCTCAATCATGCAGCATCTCCTTCTAATCCGAAATGACTATGACGCCAG ACCACAGTACTACAAGCTGATTGATGAAGTAGTGTCCCAGATAATCCTGCGCAAAAGCGGAGCTGACCCCGACTTCAAATGCAAGCGCTTAAGTGTTGACATTGAAAGCCTAATAG ATCACTTGATTGACAAGAAGAAGGTGGAAACAAGTGAATCCAAGGCTCGGGATTTGGTGAAAAAG CTGGATGCGGAAATCACTGCAAGGCATGAACTCCAGGCAGAAATCAAAGGCAAAGAAAGCGAATTCGAGCAGAAATTATCCGATCTCCAAAAAGAGAAGGAAACGCTGGATTCTGAGAAGCAACAGATCACCACTGATAAACAAAAACTGGAAACCGAAGTGTCTCAGCTCTCCGAATCT GTTACTAAACTGACAAAGGAACTTGAAGATACGAAAAAAGAAATGGCCACTATGTCGGTGTCTACTGTTGTCATACCAGTTCCTCCTCCACTTCCAGGATCAGGATCTGGACCcccgccgccgcctcctcctccaccacctcctcctctaccaGGAGGGTTTGGACCACcaccacctcctgctcctcccctccaTCCTTCCATGGGaggaccacctcctcctcccgccCCTCCCCCACACTTTGGTGGACCCCCACCTCCACCACCACTTCCTGGGGCATTTGGCGGCGTTCCACCCCCACCTCCACCACTGCCAGGATCTGGTATTCCTGTACCACCACCACTTCCAGgagctcctcctccacctcctcttccggGTGGTCCTGGGATACCACCACCTCCACCTTTTCCTGGTGGTCCTGGCATTCCACCGCCACCACCTTTTGGtggtcctcctccaccaccaggaCTCGGAGGGTGGGGTGCACCTGCACCACCCGCTCTCCCATTTGGATTAGCACCGAAGAAGGATTACAAACCGGGTGTACAGCTGAAACGACCAAACTGGTCAAAG ATTACTCCCAGAGAGCTCTCAGAGAAATCTTTCTGGACCCAGGCAAAAGAAGACAGATTTGAGAAAGATGAGCTGTTTGCAAAAATAGCCCTCACCTTCTCTGCGCAGACCAAGAGTGAGTGA
- the DIAPH1 gene encoding protein diaphanous homolog 1 isoform X2 — MDPPAGGGGGPPAPTKSSKEKKKMKNPEEAAGGEKSKKFLERFTSIRMKKEKDKPYMSHRNSANYTDNPLQTLQELNDETVLELFEQMLNDMNLNEEKQQPLREKDIMIKREMVSQYLHTSKAGMNKKESTRSAQMYIQDLRSGLGESNLLACLESLRVSLNNNPVSWVQNFGAEGLTCLLDILRRLQEEQSVPRDSKSEHEIIRCLKAFMNNNFGIKTMLETEDGVLLLAKAVDPSVPAMMIDALKLLSALCILPQPEDMHERVLGALTDRAEIYEVERFKPLLEGLKNGSVALKVSCMLLINALISQGEELDFRIHIRSELMRLGLNQLLKDLQTMENEELKVQLNVFMDHCEYDAEDLRGRLDDIRVEMDDVQEVFQVLHNTVKDSSAEQLFLSIMQHLLLIRNDYDARPQYYKLIDEVVSQIILRKSGADPDFKCKRLSVDIESLIDHLIDKKKVETSESKARDLVKKLDAEITARHELQAEIKGKESEFEQKLSDLQKEKETLDSEKQQITTDKQKLETEVSQLSESVTKLTKELEDTKKEMATMSVSTVVIPVPPPLPGSGSGPPPPPPPPPPPPLPGGFGPPPPPAPPLHPSMGGPPPPPAPPPHFGGPPPPPPLPGAFGGVPPPPPPLPGSGIPVPPPLPGAPPPPPLPGGPGIPPPPPFPGGPGIPPPPPFGGPPPPPGLGGWGAPAPPALPFGLAPKKDYKPGVQLKRPNWSKITPRELSEKSFWTQAKEDRFEKDELFAKIALTFSAQTKSE, encoded by the exons ctggaAAGATTTACAAGTATAAGGATGAAAAAAGAAAAGGACAAGCCGTACATGTCCCATAGGAACTCTGCAAACTACACTGACAATCCTCTGCAGACCCTACAGGAGCTCAATGATGAGACTGTGCTGGAGTTATTTGAGCAGATGCTG AATGACATGAACCTCAATGAAGAAAAACAGCAGCCCTTGCGGGAGAAAGACATCATGATAAAGAGAGAGATGGTCTCTCAGTATCTGCACACATCAAAAGCT GGGATGAACAAGAAGGAGAGTACAAGATCGGCACAAATGTATATCCAGGATCTGAGATCCGGTTTGGGAGAATCTAACCTCCTCGCTTGTTTAGAGTCTCTAAGGGTTTCCCTCAATAACAATCCAGTCAG TTGGGTGCAGAATTTTGGTGCCGAAGGTCTTACCTGCCTCCTTGATATTCTTCGAAGACTACAAGAAGAGCAGTCTGT TCCCCGTGATTCCAAGAGTGAACATGAAATCATCAGATGTTTGAAGGCTTTTATGAACAACAAC TTTGGTATAAAGACCATGTTGGAGACGGAGGATGGAGTTTTACTATTAGCAAAAGCGGTGGATCCCAGTGTTCCTGCCATGATGATTGATGCATTGAAGttgctctctgctctgtgtaTTCTTCCCCAGCCTGAGGACAT GCATGAACGTGTCCTTGGAGCTCTCACTGACAGAGCGGAAATCTATGAAGTGGAAAGATTTAAACCTCTTCTAGAAGGGTTGAAAAATGGCTCAGTTGCACTTAAG GTGAGCTGTATGCTCTTGATCAATGCCTTGATCAGTCAAGGAGAAGAGCTGGATTTCCGAATTCACATACGCAGTGAATTGATGCGCTTAGGACTGAATCAACTACTAAAG GATTTACAAACCATGGAGAATGAAGAACTGAAGGTGCAGCTGAATGTTTTCATGGATCACTGTGAATATGATGCTGAGGACTTGCGCGGGCGTCTGGATGACATCCGAGTTGAAATGGA TGATGTCCAAGAAGTTTTCCAGGTTCTGCACAACACCGTGAAAGACTCTTCAGCAGAACAACTCTTCCTCTCAATCATGCAGCATCTCCTTCTAATCCGAAATGACTATGACGCCAG ACCACAGTACTACAAGCTGATTGATGAAGTAGTGTCCCAGATAATCCTGCGCAAAAGCGGAGCTGACCCCGACTTCAAATGCAAGCGCTTAAGTGTTGACATTGAAAGCCTAATAG ATCACTTGATTGACAAGAAGAAGGTGGAAACAAGTGAATCCAAGGCTCGGGATTTGGTGAAAAAG CTGGATGCGGAAATCACTGCAAGGCATGAACTCCAGGCAGAAATCAAAGGCAAAGAAAGCGAATTCGAGCAGAAATTATCCGATCTCCAAAAAGAGAAGGAAACGCTGGATTCTGAGAAGCAACAGATCACCACTGATAAACAAAAACTGGAAACCGAAGTGTCTCAGCTCTCCGAATCT GTTACTAAACTGACAAAGGAACTTGAAGATACGAAAAAAGAAATGGCCACTATGTCGGTGTCTACTGTTGTCATACCAGTTCCTCCTCCACTTCCAGGATCAGGATCTGGACCcccgccgccgcctcctcctccaccacctcctcctctaccaGGAGGGTTTGGACCACcaccacctcctgctcctcccctccaTCCTTCCATGGGaggaccacctcctcctcccgccCCTCCCCCACACTTTGGTGGACCCCCACCTCCACCACCACTTCCTGGGGCATTTGGCGGCGTTCCACCCCCACCTCCACCACTGCCAGGATCTGGTATTCCTGTACCACCACCACTTCCAGgagctcctcctccacctcctcttccggGTGGTCCTGGGATACCACCACCTCCACCTTTTCCTGGTGGTCCTGGCATTCCACCGCCACCACCTTTTGGtggtcctcctccaccaccaggaCTCGGAGGGTGGGGTGCACCTGCACCACCCGCTCTCCCATTTGGATTAGCACCGAAGAAGGATTACAAACCGGGTGTACAGCTGAAACGACCAAACTGGTCAAAG ATTACTCCCAGAGAGCTCTCAGAGAAATCTTTCTGGACCCAGGCAAAAGAAGACAGATTTGAGAAAGATGAGCTGTTTGCAAAAATAGCCCTCACCTTCTCTGCGCAGACCAAGAGTGAGTGA